aatagaggcatgttccttctaacttaatcagcattcacaatgtagtcttaaNNNNNNNNNNNNNNNNNNNNNNNNNNNNNNNNNNNNNNNNNNNNNNNNNNNNNNNNNNNNNNNNNNNNNNNNNNNNNNNNNNNNNNNNNNNNNNNNNNNNNNNNNNNNNNNNNNNNNNNNNNNNNNNNNNNNNNNNNNNNNNNNNNNNgactttgagagttttggttagggggagaatttatgggtcacaagcttgataggttatcacttgtgtgaacctcccatgtattccgagtgaattggttgaggttgtttccctctgtattttgtactctcatatttatagtggattgctcatctcctttgtggacgtaggtcgattgaccgaaccacgttaaatctttgtgtcttttgatatatttctcgttgtcttcttactcgtggtctttcgaggtttgctttgctagcttccgcgctacacctgcttattttcggtcctaacaacaACTTATTATATCATATGAAAGATCaaagatatatttaaatttaattaattaaaaaaataatatttttaagattataaataatttaataacgAAACCAATAATTTAGGACATGTTTTCAAACacttattattatgtataataGAAAAGGTCACAAAAATGGTGACCAAGTCAAGCGTTACCATTGGCCCCTAATAAATGACCcaataaatttatcaagtgaCGTTTAACAGAGCAATTCTTAAGTCTTAACTAGGCTTCCTAATTGTCAAACTTGCCCTTATACCATTTTCAAGTGGCACTATTTgactccaattttttttttcttgttttcattGTCAATAATACATTTATATCGATAATTGGCATTTTCATCATGTTCAacctattattttaattgtaataaTGAGATCATGTTCACTAATTAAACATCATTAAAGTTTTGACTGTTATATATGgggaataaaagaaaatgtgaatTATAGTAATTATAATTGTTCTTTTCGTCTGATCAATGTTTTGTTTATATTTAGGTGAGTttgaaaatataagtaaaaagaatATTCATAAAAGTTAAAAGATATTTCTAAAGCTATAAAGTTCTTAACATTCAATGATATCTCTCAAATGGAGTATCAATTGGACCACTTAAATTGACTTTGATCAAGTCAAACAGATCTCTGCTATGGATTACTAGAGTATAAtctaatttatctatttttatgaGGAAGATTAAGATCtactaattcatattttataaatgcatTGATTATTTTAAGAATTCATCAAATTCTTTGGAAAAAACTAATTAGTAGGATAAATCGGTGCACAAAGTGTTCTGTTTTTGCGTAGGGTTCATCGAAACACCACACCTCAAGGGGTGTGATCAATGGCGgagtaataattttgattaaaaagtgttaaaatgtaaagaagaaaaattgtgtagaagtcaagaaatgtccatatataatatatatatatatatatatatagaaaggTGATTTTTCAACGAAAGGTTGTCGGTTGACACCCCTCAAGTGGTTCTTCACTGATCAGTGTGATGTagacaatttaactttaatgaCTGCTTTCACGATTTAAACTCGTGacacataaattatataaagaCAATTTTTACCCTATAGCTTTGAAGTTAGGATTGTTTTGCTAGTAACAATTAGTAGTATGTGATAAGGCATATAATTCTATTATTCAGTTTTGATTATAGAAATTAAGCAAAGTCTCCAAAAATTTAGATGAAGTCCTATTGCAGTCAAGTTGAGTTGCATTTTTTTCCTTGCATGTGTCCTAAGCTTgttttcataattaaaattggAATCAAGTTGATATAAATGTATGTGTCAATTCAGATATAGTGCAAGTTGTGGTAATTTAATTAGGTGATATAACTAGGCAGTAGGCACCTACCTAGTTACTGCCAGGAATTTTCAGCAACTAATTTGATCATAATTCCACATGtgaacaataaatatatgtagTTATTGCGAAACATACGATGGTTTAgacatataaaaaagaaaaacgtATTAATGTGTCAATAAGAAGGTGTAAGATATTAATTATAACAAGTATATTGAAGAGGTAGGATTGAGATAGGCTAAGAGAGgacataattaaattaaataaaacacaatatgACTTTAACTTAGTGAGAATACGACACTAAATAGAAAGATTTGAAGGTCTAGTATTCTGATAGAAGGTTATTTAGTAGGCGGTTGTATTTTATATGGGAGAGATAGGGTCATAGGGAGCTATATGATAGTCGCATAGTCACTTATTTTTCAACGTTTATTACTATCTATTATCTTGTTATTTTTCTgtcatattatttttacaatCCCGCTTCAGAAACTTGTATTTTGAGCCTAAAGTCTATCGAAAATAGCTTCTCTTTGTtgggtagtggagcctgattaattttaggttttcctatttattctctattttaggttttcctatttattctctgtaaccaaaaatactctgatttattaatataaatatacctcaccgccgtggaagtttactcacggggttttaccacgaaaaattgggttttctctctctctctctagatttctcatctctttctcttgaaagttcttgtgttcttcattcatctagtgtgtgtgcgtgaattcgatcctaacaactggtatcagagctaaggagattcaacacgatcactgaagatggatagttcaaagcttggaatcgagaagtttgatggatccgatttcagtttctggaagatgcagatcgaagattatctgtaccagaaagatcttcacgaaccgttgaccggggtgaagccggaatccatgacggaggagaagtggaaactcaaggatcgccaggctctagggttgatccggttgactttgtcaagaaacgtggcgttcaacatcgtgaaggagaagactacgtccggtctgttgaaggcactgtcaaacatgtatgaaaaaccatcggctatgaacaaggtatatttgatgcgtagattgttcaatttacagatgtctgagaatggatccgtttctgatcatataaacgagttcaatatgattgtgagtcaactcaattctgtggatattaatttcgaagatgaaattaaggcgttgattttgatgtcatctctgcccgagtcttgggatactgttgttgctgcgattagcagttcccgtggatctgagaaactgaagtttgatgaaatccgtgatgttgttcttagcgaaagtattcgcaaacgagaagtgggagattcatcgggcagtgctctcagcgttgatcgaagggggagaagtaagacgaaaggccaaaatcaacatggtcgatcaaaatcaaagaatcgaggaaaatccctgaacagatcaaacgtgacttgttggaactgtggagaaaaagggcactttcggacgaactgtacaaagccaaagaagaaacagaatcagaaatttggagatgacaatgattctgtaaattcagcagaggacattggggatgctctaatccttagtgtgaacagcccggttgaatcatggattttggattctggtgcatctttccattcgtctccaagcaaggagttgttccaaaatttcaaatctggaaattttggaaaagtatatcttgctgacaataaagccttagagattgaaggaaagggggatgtttgcataaagaccacctcgggaaaccagtggacattggaggatgtcagatatattcctgggatcaagaaaaatctgatctctgttggtcagttggatagcacgggatatgcagcagagtttgggaaaggttcgtggaagatcgtgaaaggtgctatggtagtagctcgtggcaccaaatctggaaccttgtacaccactgcagggtgtataaacatggccgctgttgctgaaggtgcttccggttcatgtctgtggcacaacagacttggacacatgagtactaaaggaatgaagatgctggttgcaaaaggagcattagagggtctgaagtctgttgatatgggtctttgcgagagctgtgttatgggcaaacagaaaagagtaagattcacaaagactcctagagagccaaagaaagtgcggttggaaatggtccatacagatgtttggggaccatctccagtatcatcacttggaggatccagattctatgttaccttcattgatgatttcaacaggaaggtatgggtttacttcttgaagcataagtcagatgtgtttgcaactttcaagaagtggaaagctgaagttgagaatcagaccggtttgaaagtcaaatgcctaaggtctgacaatggaggagagtatgacaaatcagagttcaaggcattctgtgcagctgagggaatcagattgatgagaacagttcctggtaaggcaaggcagaatggaattgctgagaggatgaacagaacattgaatgagcgtgcaaggagtatgaggatacactgtgggcttcccaaaacactttgggcggatgctgtgagcacagctgcatacttgatcaacaggggaccatcagttcctttagggttcaagattccagaggaggtgtggacaggaaaagaactcaagtactcacacttgaggacttttggttgcactgcttatgttcatgttgatccagaaaagagagacaagcttgatgccaaggctgtgaagtgttacttcataggctatggttctgatttgtttggttacaggttttgggatgacaagaacagaaagatcctgagacattgtgacgtgacatttgatgagtctgtcctgtacaaggacagagagcagaaggttctagagattacaaagcaagtgggagttgaggttgagttggagaagagtaaccccagagatgtcgaagcagatactcaaccaactcctactgaagaatctgaagtggagcaagttacacctgagcaggtgttaaggagatcatccagaaccatcagggcaccagataggtattcaccttcattacactatctattgctgactgatgagggggaaccagagtcttttgatgaggccctacaggtggaggattcgatcaagtgggagcaagccatggatgatgagatgaggtcacttgagaagaacgacacatgggtgttgactgagttacctgcagggaagagagctttgctgaacaagtgggtgttcagaatcaagactgaaccagatggcaaaagaaggttcaaggctcgtttagtggttaaaggatattcacaaaggaaaggtattgattatgctgaaatattctctcctgttgtgaagttaacctctattcgaattctgttgagtattgttgcatcggagaatttgcatctagagcaaatggatgtaaaaacaccgtttttacatggagatctggacaaagagatctatatgcagcaaccggaaggatttgtggttccaggcaaggaacacatggtgtgcaagctcaccaggagcttgtatggactaaagcaagcaccaaggcagtggtacaagaagtttgactccttcatgaccaagagtggattctgcaaagctgaaaaggatccttgttgttacttcaagaaatacactgattcatatgtctttctactcttgtatgtggatgatatgttgattgcaggatctagtatgagggagattaacaatctgaagacaaggttgtctgcagcgtttgagatgaaagatttgggtccagcaaagcagattttggggatgaagatttctcgggatagatctactggcactttaaatctatctcaggagttgtacattgagaaggtgctgagcagattcagggttaatgatgctaaacccaggactactccattggcaaatcactttaaattgttaaaggagcagtcacccaagactgtcgaggagcgtgatcacatggcacttgttccatatgcttcagcagttggtagtttgatgtatgctatggtctgcactagacctgatatagcacatgcagtgggagttgttagcaggtacatggcgaaccctgggaaagagcattgggaagctgtgaagtggcttctgagatatctgagaggtacatccagtacttcactttgttttggcaaaggcaaggtgactctacagggttttgtggatgctgatcttggtggggatgttgactcgagcaagagtacatccgggtacatttacaccataggtggaacagcagtgagttggatgtccaggcttcagaagtgtgtttctctttcatctactgaagctgagtatgtggcaatagctgaagctgggaaagagatgatatggctggcagattatcttgaggaattgggcaagaagcagagcgagaagattctttactcagatagccagagtgccatacagttggtgaaaaatccagtctatcattcgaagacaaagcacatcagaaggcgataccatttcactcgcagggcagtggaggatggtgatatctgcttggagaagatagagggtgcaaagaacccggcatacatgttgacgaaatgtgttgatgttgggaaactgaggttatgtaaaacctcggttggtcttctgtagttgttgctacagatgttgcggtgcggtaaagatgttgatgatgaagagatttttttgagaatgtattttttggatgactgagtcagtctccaagtgggagaattgttaggtagtggagcctgattaattttaggttttcctatttattctctattttaggttttcctatttattctctgtaaccaaaaatactctgatttattaatataaatatacctcaccgccgtggaagtttactcacggggttttaccacgaaaaattgggttttctctctctctctctagatttctcatctctttctcttgaaagttcttgtgttcttcattcatctagtgtgtgtgcgtgaattcgatcctaacactcTTTACACCcacaaagataaaaataatatcgaTATATATTCTATCATTTTCGAAGCATACTTGCATAATTATATTGAGTATGTTGTTCTTATTgttatagaaaatatttattcgCAAATAATACACTACACCTTAAAtgatttttagcggcaatagtTTAATTGCCGTTAAATCTGCATTTTTAGCAATAATTAATACTCCTTATAAATGTTCTTAAAACTTATAGCGATATTGAATCCAATGACATTTAACTAATACTGATAAATATTTAACACTCTTTTTATTAATACTTATATTTATCACcggtaaaaattaatttttgttatagcgatattaaacattaaactaaataattagtTTCAAAGTTACAAATTACTCCGACAACAAATACTACCACAAATTACTGTGACAACAAATACCACCCAATAATAATCActattaataaaatagaaattaaaatttgcTAAACAATAAATTaccattaattttatttaacaataaatatacaatatatCTATAATTAGATATAATCACTATATAttgcatataaaaaaaataagtaataaatttgGCTATTGGGATTAAAAAATCTCCTAATTATAAATTGCAGACATGTGCTCTttcctaaaataataattttatgatttcttttttttgttcacctttctgttcttttttttttacaaatatatttatttattttgtaaaaatcaTCAAGTGAGTCAGAGCTTGTCAGCATCTTTAATTTGTTAGATtccctttcttttcttataAGACATTTTTTAAATGGTactcttttttttagtttttatttttttagtaaaaagaagaataaatgaAGCTTCTTAAAACGTCAAAACACGTAACTGTAAATAAGGAGACAAAAAAATgagtttcattttctttgaaGAGTAATCGATAcgatttttgatatttttatttatagaattacatagaaaaaataaaattgaaagatgTCATGAATAAGATtatagaaatataattcaaataatttgatGAGTTTGGGACCCCACATCCTCATAAATATTGGTTGAAGCAAAgcaaaattaacaaatttaacCTTAGCTGTAAATCCCAACTCCACATACTACACTTCATTATTTTAGAAACAGAAATTACGCCTACTTCGAAAGTGTAAtttccattttcattttttgattttttaattatcgTAATGTCCgaattagtttttttatatttaaattaattatacgAAATATCTATTAATTACtatatttcatttataaaaataaaacgtataaaaaaaattatttttcactaaaattttaATACGAAACCTCACGAgtctcaaccacttcattctGTCGTTTCCTTTCtctttctattatttttccCTATAAATTCCCTTTTCCCCTTCTTTCTCTTACCCAAACAAATTCATTTCTCTCTAGCATATGTCTCAGAGATCCAATATCCCACACTTTGCATCTATAGCTTTTTCCATTCACTCTCATCTCTTGGTTTCTAGTGAATTATCATCTAATTCCAATTGGTCATAATTTTTCCCtattatctcaaaaaaaaaaaaagatcttgatcccttttgtataatttttttttatttttcatcaaagatttttttgttgtttggaGTAGATCTTGATTAATTATGGGTGTTAAAGGTTTTGTTGAAGGAGGCATTGCTTCTATTATTGCTGGATGTAGTACACATCCACTTGATCTCATCAAGGTACGTATGCAGCTTCAGGGCGAAGCGTCTGCATCTGTTCAGACGCAGACGCTTCGCCCTGCTCTTGCTTTTCATCCTCCCAATAACACAACAAACGCCCATGCTCCAGTCGCTCCTCGTGTGGGGCCCGTTGCCGTCGGTGTACGGATCGTCCAGCAAGAGGGCGTCGCCGCTCTTTTTTCCGGCATATCCGCCACCGTCCTCCGGCAAACCCTTTACTCAACGACCCGAATGGGATTATATGATATGTTGAAGAAAAAATGGACCGACCCGAATACGAAAAACATGCCATTGGGGAAAAAAATTGTCGCCGGGCTGATAGCCGGCGGAATCGGGGCGGCCGTCGGCAACCCTGCTGACGTGGCAATGGTACGGATGCAGGCCGACGGGCGGCTACCCGCCGCGCAACGGCGGAACTACAAGAGTGTGGTGGATGCAATAACCCAAATGAGCAAGAACGAGGGCGTTACTAGCCTGTGGCGCGGTTCATCCCTTACGGTGAACCGCGCCATGCTGGTGACAGCCTCACAGCTTGCATCTTACGACGAGTTTAAGGAAATGATTTTAGGTAAGGGTTTGATGAAAGACGGACTCGGGACCCACGTGACGGCGAGTTTTGCCGCGGGTTTTGTGGCGGCTGTAGTGACGAATCCGGTAGATGTGATCAAGACTCGAGTCATGAACATGAAGGTGGAGCCCGGAGCGGCTCCACCTTACAATGGGGCACTTGATTGTGCAATGAAAACAATTAAAGCTGAGGGGCCAATGGCATTGTATAAAGGATTTATTCCTACAATTTCAAGGCAAGGACCATTTACTATTGTGCTCTTTGTTACATTGGAACAAGTCCGAAAATTACTTAAggacttttaattaattaattaatgatatgatatgatacgATGACGACGAAGAAGTTGATTTAGTAGTTGTTTAATTAATCAAACATAATAATTAGTTAATTCCATGAAATTTGGAATGAGGTAGCACAATGTTAGATGTTGTGTTCTCATTTATTAGTGTTATATTAATGATACATATATActacatcaatatatatatgttatcatattttcttttttgacacGTCATTCAGATTAATTAATATAGAGTGAAGGAATAGATGCAAATTTagttaaaagtatattttaataaaagttaCTATCTAATCTCACATTTAATTCATCCTTCTTAATTATACTAACAAAACTTACAATTCATATATTCAATCTTATTTCAACTTAGTCATAATACAAATCTTAATTTCTAATGTGCTTCTAACAAGCAATTAGTAAACTTATAAACGTACCAATAACTTTTTGTTTCATTacatatgaaatattaaatatataaaatttaagatacTAATTTGTTTTACGATAGATATAATGCcttctcaaaatgaaataaaacagTGTAggaatgatttttttcattatatatatgtcCAAAAATCttctattattttgttattaaataattgagAGAGGGGTTTTGAGGGTCCCAAAAGGCAACACAATTACATGTTTATTGTGATGTTATTGTCATGCATTGCATTTGGTATTAGGATTTTTGGTTGATGAGCTTGGATTATATATAAGGTGGAGCCCAAGGACCATTGATGGcaaataaagtttttttataGCTGAATTACGCGTGTACTTTCAGCAAAATAGAATTACAgagatatttaatatttttttaataatattttcaatcaaaACCGTAGAATTAGCAATGTCTATCATTTGTATCTTCTCATGCATCACCAGACACTAAAATCACtttgaataattatatttttaagttcGTTCAATTCAAATTGAGATGATCGATATGATTTAAGGTGAAAAGTTTTTTTAACCTTCTATTTACTAATATTTTGGTGGAGTTTTATTGGTTTTACTTTTAGTTCATTCTAGATGATTACCAAAAATAACTTGTcatgtcaatatttttttttaccaaaatatccCAAAGGGGAATATGCAAAAGTCTTTTCATCACATAGACTGGCCACTTGCATTTTtctttaagaattttaattatatattactcCTTTTttagcctgtttggctcagcttaaaagctggtcaaactgacttaaaagctggtttttgacttatttagttgtttggcaatactcaaaataacttattttaagttaaaaaaaacttattttaagccaaaagttaaaagctggggtaggggtgcttttctttttttagcttataagctgttttaagttgaccacatttttatctttttgcccttaatatttttatacaatctccaaattactcACATAAcgctaacatctctttcttccatttttcccttttcacgtttggcatagcaacttcagcacttttatccaaacgcataactgcttattttaaaaataagtttcagcactttcaaaagtacttttttaaagctgcttttattaagcccatccaaacgggccctcaTTCCATTCTATAAATATAGTGATTCCAAATATACTTTTATCATTCTTTATTAAAAGTTTCATATTTGAGTCTCTTTAAAAATGGAGTCGTTTTTATAAGAGAGGACTTTATCCTCTAATGTGAAATTTTTCTATGAgtatataaatttaatcatattttaataagaatatcaaatatCGAGTGAGAAaccaaaaaagaataaatttaacaatttaattcatttcactAATAAAGTCGAGGAAGTCGAAAGCAATTTTTAACCAAATTATATTAGCTAGCTCTGGTTCTTCTTTAATGTTTGTGGGAGTAAACGGATTTTAATTTAGGGGAACTTACATAAATTTTACTAGTTTAGTAGCTAATTACTTAGATGTATTCTAATTTGCTATATTACGGATTTTATCAGATTTTGGATTCTCCAAATACgtctagatacatgtatcttgGATACATGGGTTTGAATTTaggtgtatttttttttaaaatacattatattcaagTGGATTCGCATGTATCTTGAATATATACGAATCTCGTTCGTTTCTCTtcctatttttatatatatggtagcaaaaatacatgtatctaagggtaaaatatgtataaaaaagcTTTTAATTGATGGTAATATacgtaatattttaaaaatatatataataataatatatatgatagtGAAGTATCTATAAGCCGTCCAATTCTATCTACTAACTTTATTTATGGGCTAATTAAAACAGCCCAAATTGATCCATGTATATCTAGCCAAATTGATCCATGTATATtagtttgtgaatttttttactGCCCAACAATTAAACAAAGGCCatgagaaaaaaacaaaaataattccaatctttttttttggtaaataaattttagtccatgtacattttatatattaagttaTAACTGATAATATACTGAAGGGTTGTTTGGTATATTCAAAGTCAGGGGAACTTAGATATATTTTAGTTTGCAATATTACGAATCTTATCATATTTTGATGCGTCTAAATACATATAGATACATGTAACCCGAGATACATTGGGTCAAAATTAGATATGATTTATTCTCGATAAACTATATCCAAGTGAATTCACATGTATATGAGATATATAAGAAATCTTCCTCACTTCTCTTGCCTCCTTTCaatctcgctcaccactctccATGTATCTGGTATTCCAGGTACATGCTACCCACACTAgatgtgattcacatgtatctgggATACATAACTATCTCGATCCTCTCCCTCTCCATCTCGCTCGTCTTTCTACCTAATTTAGTATATATGGCAGCAAAACACGTGTATTTAGGTGTATCTTCTTCGATATATGGTAGGAAACTCTTAATTagtgataaaatatataacattttgaAAGTATAAGTTATAATAGTATATATGATAATGGAGTATATGTCTAATTCTGTAGTTTCTCCTTCAAGttattcattattaattttCGTATAACTTATACAATATTTGGTAGGTACTAGGTAGTAGGAAATACACTATTCATCTATAAAATTAATATGTCATTCAGTCGACAGGTTAGAAACCCGCATAACTAATACTTGTATATATTATGAGAGCatctatgtattattttatgtaggACAAAAGGTGAaataactaatacatgtataactattacatgaataaataattCCCACGTAACTAAAACctgcataaaataatatataaatttactcATAACTAATTCCTACACAACTCACATACGCATAGTTCTAACCAACTACCAAATAACCTCAGAGTTTATAATGATAGTAGCTATAAACAATTACGACCAAATATATCAGTGTATGAACAGTGAGAATAAGTTAGGTAGCGTGAGGTGAGAATCGAGTCGAATTAAACAAGGTAATGCTCATTCAAACTCACACGATAAAATGTTACATTGTATagataaacatattttttcatttttatgtatatatcatTAACGCAAAATAAGAAGTCAATTTAGTGGTTTAAGGAATTCAAAACTAACCGTGAAATTCTTAGTTCTATgctatttaaatgaaaattctaAATCCAACACCCTTAGCGGGCAATTTCAAAAGAAGGCATAAGTggcaaaatttcattttaacttAACATGGCAGAAGGCTATGTTCCTTCAATAAAAGTATAAGCATAGATCATAAATATATCCAGTTCTGATTAACTATGGtccaaataataaatatttttcttcttcaaaccAATCATACTTGTGGCCATTTACATATgtcctttccttttctttctctaaACTTTGACCATAAAAATCAGATCATATGGTCCTCAGCCTTTTAATATGTTGTTTTTCTTACTGTCCTTTTACTCCTTTAGGTCCCCTAGGGTTTTAAATTCGAGGTGTAATGTGAACTGTGAAATAGAGGGAAAcgaaatttaaacaaattaagtttcttttgaggtgtgtttggtatgaggCGTAATGTGAACTGAGAAATAGAGGAAAACGAAATTTGGACAAATTAAGTTCcttttagggtgtgtttggtacgaaggaaacgAAATTTGAACAACATGTGATTCATTGTTGTTAATTCTATTTACAAGTATTACATAATAGTGTTTTGTTCTATTCTG
The window above is part of the Solanum pennellii chromosome 5, SPENNV200 genome. Proteins encoded here:
- the LOC107018723 gene encoding mitochondrial uncoupling protein 5-like — encoded protein: MGVKGFVEGGIASIIAGCSTHPLDLIKVRMQLQGEASASVQTQTLRPALAFHPPNNTTNAHAPVAPRVGPVAVGVRIVQQEGVAALFSGISATVLRQTLYSTTRMGLYDMLKKKWTDPNTKNMPLGKKIVAGLIAGGIGAAVGNPADVAMVRMQADGRLPAAQRRNYKSVVDAITQMSKNEGVTSLWRGSSLTVNRAMLVTASQLASYDEFKEMILGKGLMKDGLGTHVTASFAAGFVAAVVTNPVDVIKTRVMNMKVEPGAAPPYNGALDCAMKTIKAEGPMALYKGFIPTISRQGPFTIVLFVTLEQVRKLLKDF